In Choloepus didactylus isolate mChoDid1 chromosome 18, mChoDid1.pri, whole genome shotgun sequence, the genomic stretch GAGTGGTCTGGGCTAAGCACAGAGCCTCAGAATCCACATAGCCATGCCCTGCTCCAGGAGTGCACCTGTCTCCTCTGCCTCACCCTTGGCAGTGTAGGGGTGGAGTCAGACCCCATGGTCCCCCAGGACGGGCTGCGATGCAGCTGCGGCAGAGCCAGCTTTAATGTCTTTTCTCCTCCCAGACGGTCCCTTTAACTTCTACCATGATGCTGCCCACTTTCCGCCCTTCCCACTCTCTCTTGCCCTCATCCATTCCCTGGCTTTGGGCTCAGCTAGGTCCTGTCCTGCTAGGGACCCAGAAGAGAGCCCAAAGACAGAGAAGGCTATGTTTGTGTGGGGTGACATAGGCCCTTCCTTCAGGGAGCCTTCAGCCTGGAAGGGAGACAGGACACAGAGATGTGGACAGAACTCTCAGTGAACAGAGCAGTGGCCAGGAGAGCTGGGTGGATGGCgacaggaggggaggggagggcaggacgGATCAAGGGCGATCAAAgcaggcttcctggagaaagGGGCTGGGAAGGAAGGGTGCCAGGGAAGTCCAGCCTGCAGGAAGGCTCTAGGAATCCCCCCAGTCACAGTCTCAGAATAGTGAGGGATTCCTGTTAGACTCTATGCTAAAAATCCACTGCACATTCAGCCTTCAGAGTGGCTAGTCCAGGGGAGGGGTAGATACTGGAGGGTGTCCCCTTGGCCACAGTTAGTGACTTACCCACAGAGTGTGAATTCAGTGGTGGTGGCTGAGGGGAAGGTCAGCCTCCACACTTCCATTGTTCCATCCCCCAAGGAATGGGATGTGTATTTCCCCAGCAGGCGGGCGCATACACACGTACACGCACACCCCACACCCTAAATGACTCTTCCTCCACAGCCCCCCTTTGAATCCCATCTCCAGTCCTAGCTGCTACAGCCCTGGGGGCTAGTAATACATCTCCTTAGGGAGACTGCCTGGGGTGTTGGATCTACCTCATACCCACCCATCCCCAaactccccaccaccaccttcaTCCTGGGAGTGAAGGGGTGGCTCTGGCCCATCGACTCTCCTAGGCATCTTAGCATCTTCCTTTCCACCCTCCCCATCATCCTCGCtgactctccctcctcttcttcctgccCTGCCCATCCCCTTTACAAGCAGCCCCTATTCTCCGCCCCACCCGACTGGAGAGCTTCCTGAAGGTGCCTGGTGGGGTGATAGTACCTAGTATCTTCTCCCAGCTTCGAGCAGAGggaggcccccagccccagctttGTCCCCTCTTCTCCCAGCCCTGGTGCCTCCACCCTCCACTCCCCACCTGGAGGCCACCTTCACGAAGAGGGAAAGGAGATACAAACACACATTCTGTTAGtgtgaaatttgctctttatttGGGGACCAGGGAAGGAACACATCCAGCACTCCAGCCCAGGGGCAGGGGCACCCAGACTCAGCCGGCTGGGGAGGAATCCAGGTCCGGGGGTCAGGCGCAAACATTCAAATGAGGTTGGTGCGGTTAGCACATCTTCCAGAAGGCCTCGGATTCACCACCACATGGGGCCACCTTCCGACCTGTACGCGGGAAAGGAAAGGGATCACGCCTCGGATCTGGGGAGGCGACAGTGGGGGGAAGTACTCGACAGTGGTGCCGGGGCAGGGGGACCGTGGGACAGTAGGACCAGACCACGCTGTAGGAGGCGAGGTGTGTGGAGATGGGGCGCCTTTACCGCGACCTGACGGGACGGTCCTCGCCCTCGGGGAAGCGCAGATTCGAGAGCAGACCTTCGGAGCTGTCCCGTTTCCCGTACCTGGGGAGGCGGGGTCAGGTGGGGGCGTGGTCAGGCCTGGTCCCGCCTCTAGACGGAGCTGGGCGGGGGGCGGGAGACGCGGGAGCCCCCTGCGCCGCCCGCCCCGCGCATGCGCTCACCGCTGCCGGGTGACCAGGTTGAGGTAGTGGCGGAGGGAGGCGTAGTAGCGGTTCAGCTCCTCCGGGGAGGCGTCCTCGCCGGGAACCTCGGGTTTGGAGGGGTAGGCCTCTACCAGCGCCCCAAGGAAGGCGAGCAGGGTCAGCAGCATCGCAGCCATAGCGAGCCAGGGCCTGCGCACCGTCACCATCTGGGGACAAGGAATTGAAACCTGGGTTCATTCTGAGCCTCGACCCCCGACGGCTGGAGGCTGCTGCTAGACCGTGCAACCGCTTGCTGTGTGTCCTCGGTCCCCGCACCATAtctgacctcagtttcctcatctgtcaaagggGCGTAAGCCCTGCCTGCCCTATCCTGCTAACCCTGAGCCCCCTATTCCCCGACCCCCCGCGG encodes the following:
- the PYY gene encoding peptide YY, with the translated sequence MMVTVRRPWLAMAAMLLTLLAFLGALVEAYPSKPEVPGEDASPEELNRYYASLRHYLNLVTRQRYGKRDSSEGLLSNLRFPEGEDRPVRSR